A stretch of the Medicago truncatula cultivar Jemalong A17 chromosome 5, MtrunA17r5.0-ANR, whole genome shotgun sequence genome encodes the following:
- the LOC25494816 gene encoding glutathione S-transferase T3 — MVNENFQSVGEYPEFSSQINRGGMTRDNEVAPTPEDTTPKSKRNQQPSWNTEQNLVLISGWIKYGTCSVVGRNQTSESYWGKIAEYCNEHCSFDSPRDVVACRNRFNYMNKLINKWVGAYDSAKRMQGSGWSEDDVFKKAQELYGCGKNVQFTLMEEWRALRDQPRYGSQVGGNVDSGSSGSKRSYEDSVGSSARPMGRDAAKKKGKKKSKGETLEKVEKEWVQFKELKEQEIEQLKELTLVKQQKNKLLQEKIQAKKMKMYLKLRDEEHLDDRKNELLGKLERELFEN; from the coding sequence atggtgaatgaaaattttcagagTGTTGGTGAATATCCTGAATTTTCATCACAAATAAATCGTGGTGGAATGACACGAGATAATGAAGTTGCTCCAACTCCAGAGGATACAACTCCAAAGAGCAAGAGAAACCAACAACCATCATGGAACACTGAACAAAATTTGGTGTTAATTAGTGGGTGGATAAAATATGGAACATGCAGTGTTGTCGGAAGAAACCAGACAAGTGAATCATATTGGGGTAAAATTGCTGAGTATTGTAACGAGCATTGCTCATTCGATTCTCCGCGCGATGTAGTTGCATGCCGAAaccgttttaattatatgaacaaattaataaataaatgggttGGTGCTTATGATAGCGCTAAGCGTATGCAAGGAAGCGGTTGGTCggaagatgatgttttcaaaAAAGCTCAAGAATTATATGGATGTGGGAAGAATGTTCAATTTACTTTAATGGAAGAATGGCGCGCTCTCCGAGATCAACCACGGTATGGTAGTCAAGTGGGAGGAAATGTTGACTCAGGAAGTAGTGGATCTAAGAGATCTTACGAGGACTCTGTAGGATCTAGTGCTCGTCCAATGGGTAGGGATGcagctaaaaaaaaaggtaagaagAAAAGCAAGGGCGAGACATTGGAGAAGGTGGAAAAGGAATGGGTTCAattcaaagaattaaaagagcaagagattgaacaattgaaagagtTAACTTTGGTGAAACAACAGAAAAACAAGTTGCTGCAAGAAAAGATTCaagctaaaaaaatgaaaatgtatctaAAGTTAAGGGACGAAGAGCATCTCGATGACCGGAAGAATGAGCTGTTGGGGAAGTTGGAGCGTGAgctgtttgaaaattaa
- the LOC11442321 gene encoding kinesin-like protein KIN-4C isoform X1 yields the protein MEHTEMNGGKNADSTQCVRVAVNIRPLITAELLHGCTNCITVPPGEPQVQIGTHAFTYDFVYGGTGSPSSAIYNDCVAPLVDALFHGYNATVLAYGQTGSGKTYTMGTNYTGEESAGGIIPNVMRTIFKRVQDLKEESNEFLIRVSFIEIFKEEVFDLLDPNASKGESVCNAKFAAPARVPIQIRETLSGGITLAGVTEPEVKTKEEMSSYLSRGSMSRATGSTNMNSQSSRSHAIFTITMEQKNGDDVLCAKLHLVDLAGSERAKRTGADGMRLKEGIHINKGLLTLGNVISALGDERRRKEGGHVPYRDSKLTRLLQDSLGGNSKTVMIACVSPADTNAEETLNTLKYANRARNIQNKAIINRDPIGAQQQRLQSRIDQLEAELLCFKGVGGVPFEEIQILKHKVSLLEASNAQLQHELHARGQICESLKERACDAQVEKDQLIMKIEALRNGRSWDEIDSNSNQDCDLVKSYVSKIHDLEGELLRLKNLNVKSSNFVDWVDSDDLGLQSKTGLFGDGNEYSSDCDVKPVDITDVEPVEIHEKELEHSSAQQKLDRELKELDKKLEQKEAEMKLVNNASVLKQHYEKKLNELEHEKKFLQREIEELKSTSGDSTHKLKEEYLQKLNALESQVSELKKKQDAQAHLLRQKQKGDEAAKRLQDEIQRIKSQKVQLQHKIKQESEQFRLWKASREKEVLQLKKEGRKNEYERHKLLALNQRTKMVLQRKTEEASLATKRLKELLESRKASSRETGISGNGPGIQALMQTIEHELEVTVRVHEVRSEYQRQMEVRAEMAKESARLKEEAEMMKLNNTSSDVSMSPAARSSRIFALENMLATSSTTLVSMASQLSEAEERERVFSGKGRWNQVRSLADAKNLMNFLFNLASSSRCSLREKEFICRDKDMEIFDLKQKIVSLIRSLEQLKRQRDGLDHQLKLMRSESMRDSGYYVGGHPYDLRKLENRRSTILFEDMEISDAESDEYGVDATDDEWVMSAKLHGRKRKSKGGEHSNLEKNHSNTSSDDAKTISTEAPDGPPVKTASDVCCSCSKSSSCKTSKCACRAMGIGCGSSCGCRETKCANREGGTVNDPGSDEADKNRLLATQGAELLQGALVGPAEANTDHGPRKALSDIGNTLTKSNAMKGNQRKKWRKSSIVLVTEPPPSSSQPGNSDAPKKEKNNNSEANIYEDIPQKTHPPKFENASLPPKPEINYIDTKIPLKIPRAMQKQGFSNTILPLGDKNANKQDESIKKEPEVDATIPIRPKRTLEKENNGL from the exons ATGGAACACACGGAAATGAACGGTGGTAAGAATGCAgattcaacacaatgtgttcgTGTTGCGGTGAATATTCGGCCTCTTATTACCGCAGAGCTTCTTCATGGATGTACCAATTGCATCACCGTTCCTCCTGGTGAACCTCAG GTACAAATTGGGACACATGCGTTTACCTATGATTTTGTATATGGTGGCACCGGATCGCCGTCGTCTGCGATATATAATGACTGTGTGGCTCCGCTGGTTGATGCGTTGTTTCATGGATACAATGCAACAGTTCTTGCTTATGGGCAG ACGGGATCCGGCAAGACATATACAATGGGCACTAATTATACTGGAGAAGAAAGTGCTGGTGGAATTATACCCAACGTGATGAGGACCATATTCAAGAGGGTTCAGGATTTGAAAGAAGAGTCTAATGAGTTTTTGATTCGTGTATCTTTTATTGAG aTTTTTAAGGAAGAGGTGTTTGATCTGCTTGATCCTAATGCATCTAAAGGAGAATCCGTATGTAATGCAAAGTTTGCTGCCCCTGCTAGAGTTCCAATACAGATTAGGGAGACGTTAAGTGGGGGAATAACCCTGGCTGGTGTGACAGAGCCTGAAGTCAAGACAAAAGAAGAAATGTCGTCTTATCTCTCTCGCGGTTCCATGTCACGTGCCACTGGGAGTACAAACATGAACAGTCAATCAAG TCGTTCACATGCAATATTCACCATCACAATGGAGCAAAAGAACGGCGATGATGTCTTATGTGCGAAGCTACATTTAGTTGATCTTGCTGGTTCTGAACGAGCAAAACGAACTGGTGCGGATGGAATGCGACTGAAAGAAG GAATTCATATCAACAAGGGACTACTGACTCTTGGAAATGTAATAAGTGCATTGGGAGATGAAAGAAGGCGAAAAGAAGGAGGCCATGTACCGTATCGAGATAGCAAGTTAACACGCCTTTTGCAG GATTCTCTTGGAGGGAACAGCAAAACGGTGATGATAG CATGTGTTAGTCCTGCAGACACCAATGCTGAAGAGACGTTAAATACGTTAAAATATGCAAATCGTGCGCGGAACATACAGAACAAAGCAATC atTAATCGCGATCCAATAGGCGCCCAACAACAAAGATTGCAAAGTCGTATTGACCAATTGGAGGCTGAACTTCTGTGTTTTAAAGGTGTTGGTGGTGTACCGTTTGAAGAAATTCAG ATCCTCAAACACAAGGTATCCTTACTTGAAGCAAGCAATGCACAGCTGCAACACGAGCTTCACGCCCGTGGACAAATTTGTGAGAGTTTAAAAGAACGTGCTTGTGATGCTCAG GTTGAAAAGGACCAACTGATCATGAAAATAGAAGCACTTCGAAATGGTAGATCATGGGATGAGATTGACTCCAACTCAAACCAG GATTGTGACCTGGTGAAGTCTTATGTTTCAAAGATCCATGATTTGGAAGGCGAGTTGCTGCGTTTGAAAAATCTGAATGTGAAATCAAGCAATTTCGTTGACTGGGTTGATTCAGATGATCTTGGACTCCAGTCAAAGACTGGTTTATTCGGAGATGGAAATGAGTATTCTTCTGACTGTGATGTCAAACCTGTGGACATAACAG ATGTGGAACCAGTGGAAATTCATGAAAAGGAGTTAGAACACTCTTCTGCACAACAAAAGTTGGACAGGGAGCTCAAGGAATTGGACAAAAAACTTGAACAGAAGGAG gCTGAAATGAAGCTGGTTAATAATGCTTCAGTTCTCAAGCAACATTATGAAAAGAAACTTAATGAGTTGGAACATGAGAAGAAATTTTTGCAG AGAGAAATTGAAGAACTCAAATCCACCTCTGGAGATAGCACTCACAAATTAAAGGAAGAATATCTTCAAAAGTTGAATGCACTTGAATCACAG GTCTCTGAGCTGAAGAAGAAACAAGATGCTCAGGCTCATCTTTTGAGGCAAAAACAGAAAGGTGATGAGGCTGCAAAGAGACTGCAGGATGAGATCCAAAGAATTAAATCTCAAAAG GTTCAATTGCAACATAAGATTAAGCAGGAGTCTGAACAATTTAGGTTATGGAAAGCTTCACGTGAAAAGGAAGTTCTCCAG CTTAAAAAAGAAGGGAGGAAGAATGAATATGAGAGGCATAAGCTGTTAGCGTTGAATCAGAGAACAAAGATG GTGTTGCAAAGGAAGACAGAAGAAGCATCCTTGGCTACAAAAAGGCTAAAAGAACTTTTGGAATCTCGAAAGGCTTCCTCACGTGAAACTG GTATCAGTGGGAATGGTCCAGGAATTCAG gCTTTGATGCAGACAATAGAGCACGAACTTGAAGTCACTGTCCGAGTACATGAAGTACGTTCGGAGTATCAACGTCAAATGGAAGT GAGGGCTGAAATGGCTAAGGAGAGTGCCAGGTTGAAAGAAGAAGCAGAGATGATGAAGCTAAACAATACAAG CAGTGATGTATCAATGTCTCCGGCTGCAAGAAGTTCAAGGATTTTTGCCCTTGAAAATATGCTTGCCACTTCTTCTACAACACTAGTGTCTATGGCATCTCAGTTATCAGAGGCAGAAGAGCGGGAACGGGTTTTCAGTGGCAAGGGACGCTGGAATCAAGTCCGGTCCCTCGCTGATGCCAAAAATTTAATGAACTTTTTGTTCAATCTAGCTTCTTCCTCTAG GTGTTCTTTGCGAGAAAAAGAATTTATCTGCAGAGATAAGGACATGGAAATATTTGATCTAAAGCAAAAAATAGTTAGTCTAATACGTTCACTTGAACAGTTGAAAAGGCAGAGAGATGGACTTGATCATCAATTGAAGTTGATG aGGTCAGAATCCATGCGAGATTCAGGATATTATGTTGGAGGACATCCTTATGACTTACGGAAGCTG GAAAATCGGCGATCTACCATTTTATTCGAGGATATGGAAATATCAGATGCTGAATCAGATGAGTATGGTGTAGATGCAACTGATGATGAATGGGTAATGTCTGCAAAATTGCACGGCAGGAAAAGAAAATCTAAAGGCGGCGAACATTCAAACTtggaaaaaaatcattcaaatacaAGTTCAGATGATGCCAAAACTATTTCAACAGAAGCACCAGATGGACCACCTGTAAAAACTGCATCAGATGTTTGCTGCTCTTGTAGCAAATCCTCTTCTTGCAAAACATCGAAATGCGCTTGCAGAGCTATGGGAATTGGTTGTGGAAGTTCATGCGGTTGCCGGGAAACAAAGTGTGCAAACAGAGAAGGAGGGACTGTAAATGATCCCGGTAGCGACGAAGCAGATAAAAACCGCCTTCTAGCAACTCAAGGTGCTGAGTTGCTTCAGGGTGCATTGGTTGGGCCTGCTGAAGCTAACACTGATCATGGGCCAAGAAAAGCTCTCTCTGACATTGGAAATACACTG ACTAAATCAAATGCCATGAAGGGTAACCAGAGAAAGAAATGGCGGAAATCCTCAATAGTTCTTGTTACAGAACCGCCTCCATCTTCATCACAGCCAGGTAATTCAGATGCCCCCAAGAAAGAGAAGAATAACAATAGTGAAGCAAATATATATGAGGATATACCACAGAAAACGCATCCTCCTAAATTTGAAAATGCTTCACTTCCCCCAAAGCCAGAGATTAATtatattgacacaaaaatccCTTTGAAAATACCACGGGCCATGCAAAAGCAAGGGTTTTCAAATACTATCCTTCCATTGGGAGACAAGAATGCTAATAAGCAAGATGAGTCAATAAAAAAGGAGCCTGAAGTTGATGCTACAATTCCAATTCGTCCAAAAAGAACACTTGAGAAAGAGAACAATGGGCTTTGA
- the LOC11442321 gene encoding kinesin-like protein KIN-4C isoform X2 — MEHTEMNGGKNADSTQCVRVAVNIRPLITAELLHGCTNCITVPPGEPQVQIGTHAFTYDFVYGGTGSPSSAIYNDCVAPLVDALFHGYNATVLAYGQTGSGKTYTMGTNYTGEESAGGIIPNVMRTIFKRVQDLKEESNEFLIRVSFIEIFKEEVFDLLDPNASKGESVCNAKFAAPARVPIQIRETLSGGITLAGVTEPEVKTKEEMSSYLSRGSMSRATGSTNMNSQSSRSHAIFTITMEQKNGDDVLCAKLHLVDLAGSERAKRTGADGMRLKEGIHINKGLLTLGNVISALGDERRRKEGGHVPYRDSKLTRLLQDSLGGNSKTVMIACVSPADTNAEETLNTLKYANRARNIQNKAIINRDPIGAQQQRLQSRIDQLEAELLCFKGVGGVPFEEIQILKHKVSLLEASNAQLQHELHARGQICESLKERACDAQVEKDQLIMKIEALRNGRSWDEIDSNSNQDCDLVKSYVSKIHDLEGELLRLKNLNVKSSNFVDWVDSDDLGLQSKTGLFGDGNEYSSDCDVKPVDITDVEPVEIHEKELEHSSAQQKLDRELKELDKKLEQKEAEMKLVNNASVLKQHYEKKLNELEHEKKFLQREIEELKSTSGDSTHKLKEEYLQKLNALESQVSELKKKQDAQAHLLRQKQKGDEAAKRLQDEIQRIKSQKVQLQHKIKQESEQFRLWKASREKEVLQLKKEGRKNEYERHKLLALNQRTKMVLQRKTEEASLATKRLKELLESRKASSRETGISGNGPGIQALMQTIEHELEVTVRVHEVRSEYQRQMEVRAEMAKESARLKEEAEMMKLNNTSDVSMSPAARSSRIFALENMLATSSTTLVSMASQLSEAEERERVFSGKGRWNQVRSLADAKNLMNFLFNLASSSRCSLREKEFICRDKDMEIFDLKQKIVSLIRSLEQLKRQRDGLDHQLKLMRSESMRDSGYYVGGHPYDLRKLENRRSTILFEDMEISDAESDEYGVDATDDEWVMSAKLHGRKRKSKGGEHSNLEKNHSNTSSDDAKTISTEAPDGPPVKTASDVCCSCSKSSSCKTSKCACRAMGIGCGSSCGCRETKCANREGGTVNDPGSDEADKNRLLATQGAELLQGALVGPAEANTDHGPRKALSDIGNTLTKSNAMKGNQRKKWRKSSIVLVTEPPPSSSQPGNSDAPKKEKNNNSEANIYEDIPQKTHPPKFENASLPPKPEINYIDTKIPLKIPRAMQKQGFSNTILPLGDKNANKQDESIKKEPEVDATIPIRPKRTLEKENNGL, encoded by the exons ATGGAACACACGGAAATGAACGGTGGTAAGAATGCAgattcaacacaatgtgttcgTGTTGCGGTGAATATTCGGCCTCTTATTACCGCAGAGCTTCTTCATGGATGTACCAATTGCATCACCGTTCCTCCTGGTGAACCTCAG GTACAAATTGGGACACATGCGTTTACCTATGATTTTGTATATGGTGGCACCGGATCGCCGTCGTCTGCGATATATAATGACTGTGTGGCTCCGCTGGTTGATGCGTTGTTTCATGGATACAATGCAACAGTTCTTGCTTATGGGCAG ACGGGATCCGGCAAGACATATACAATGGGCACTAATTATACTGGAGAAGAAAGTGCTGGTGGAATTATACCCAACGTGATGAGGACCATATTCAAGAGGGTTCAGGATTTGAAAGAAGAGTCTAATGAGTTTTTGATTCGTGTATCTTTTATTGAG aTTTTTAAGGAAGAGGTGTTTGATCTGCTTGATCCTAATGCATCTAAAGGAGAATCCGTATGTAATGCAAAGTTTGCTGCCCCTGCTAGAGTTCCAATACAGATTAGGGAGACGTTAAGTGGGGGAATAACCCTGGCTGGTGTGACAGAGCCTGAAGTCAAGACAAAAGAAGAAATGTCGTCTTATCTCTCTCGCGGTTCCATGTCACGTGCCACTGGGAGTACAAACATGAACAGTCAATCAAG TCGTTCACATGCAATATTCACCATCACAATGGAGCAAAAGAACGGCGATGATGTCTTATGTGCGAAGCTACATTTAGTTGATCTTGCTGGTTCTGAACGAGCAAAACGAACTGGTGCGGATGGAATGCGACTGAAAGAAG GAATTCATATCAACAAGGGACTACTGACTCTTGGAAATGTAATAAGTGCATTGGGAGATGAAAGAAGGCGAAAAGAAGGAGGCCATGTACCGTATCGAGATAGCAAGTTAACACGCCTTTTGCAG GATTCTCTTGGAGGGAACAGCAAAACGGTGATGATAG CATGTGTTAGTCCTGCAGACACCAATGCTGAAGAGACGTTAAATACGTTAAAATATGCAAATCGTGCGCGGAACATACAGAACAAAGCAATC atTAATCGCGATCCAATAGGCGCCCAACAACAAAGATTGCAAAGTCGTATTGACCAATTGGAGGCTGAACTTCTGTGTTTTAAAGGTGTTGGTGGTGTACCGTTTGAAGAAATTCAG ATCCTCAAACACAAGGTATCCTTACTTGAAGCAAGCAATGCACAGCTGCAACACGAGCTTCACGCCCGTGGACAAATTTGTGAGAGTTTAAAAGAACGTGCTTGTGATGCTCAG GTTGAAAAGGACCAACTGATCATGAAAATAGAAGCACTTCGAAATGGTAGATCATGGGATGAGATTGACTCCAACTCAAACCAG GATTGTGACCTGGTGAAGTCTTATGTTTCAAAGATCCATGATTTGGAAGGCGAGTTGCTGCGTTTGAAAAATCTGAATGTGAAATCAAGCAATTTCGTTGACTGGGTTGATTCAGATGATCTTGGACTCCAGTCAAAGACTGGTTTATTCGGAGATGGAAATGAGTATTCTTCTGACTGTGATGTCAAACCTGTGGACATAACAG ATGTGGAACCAGTGGAAATTCATGAAAAGGAGTTAGAACACTCTTCTGCACAACAAAAGTTGGACAGGGAGCTCAAGGAATTGGACAAAAAACTTGAACAGAAGGAG gCTGAAATGAAGCTGGTTAATAATGCTTCAGTTCTCAAGCAACATTATGAAAAGAAACTTAATGAGTTGGAACATGAGAAGAAATTTTTGCAG AGAGAAATTGAAGAACTCAAATCCACCTCTGGAGATAGCACTCACAAATTAAAGGAAGAATATCTTCAAAAGTTGAATGCACTTGAATCACAG GTCTCTGAGCTGAAGAAGAAACAAGATGCTCAGGCTCATCTTTTGAGGCAAAAACAGAAAGGTGATGAGGCTGCAAAGAGACTGCAGGATGAGATCCAAAGAATTAAATCTCAAAAG GTTCAATTGCAACATAAGATTAAGCAGGAGTCTGAACAATTTAGGTTATGGAAAGCTTCACGTGAAAAGGAAGTTCTCCAG CTTAAAAAAGAAGGGAGGAAGAATGAATATGAGAGGCATAAGCTGTTAGCGTTGAATCAGAGAACAAAGATG GTGTTGCAAAGGAAGACAGAAGAAGCATCCTTGGCTACAAAAAGGCTAAAAGAACTTTTGGAATCTCGAAAGGCTTCCTCACGTGAAACTG GTATCAGTGGGAATGGTCCAGGAATTCAG gCTTTGATGCAGACAATAGAGCACGAACTTGAAGTCACTGTCCGAGTACATGAAGTACGTTCGGAGTATCAACGTCAAATGGAAGT GAGGGCTGAAATGGCTAAGGAGAGTGCCAGGTTGAAAGAAGAAGCAGAGATGATGAAGCTAAACAATACAAG TGATGTATCAATGTCTCCGGCTGCAAGAAGTTCAAGGATTTTTGCCCTTGAAAATATGCTTGCCACTTCTTCTACAACACTAGTGTCTATGGCATCTCAGTTATCAGAGGCAGAAGAGCGGGAACGGGTTTTCAGTGGCAAGGGACGCTGGAATCAAGTCCGGTCCCTCGCTGATGCCAAAAATTTAATGAACTTTTTGTTCAATCTAGCTTCTTCCTCTAG GTGTTCTTTGCGAGAAAAAGAATTTATCTGCAGAGATAAGGACATGGAAATATTTGATCTAAAGCAAAAAATAGTTAGTCTAATACGTTCACTTGAACAGTTGAAAAGGCAGAGAGATGGACTTGATCATCAATTGAAGTTGATG aGGTCAGAATCCATGCGAGATTCAGGATATTATGTTGGAGGACATCCTTATGACTTACGGAAGCTG GAAAATCGGCGATCTACCATTTTATTCGAGGATATGGAAATATCAGATGCTGAATCAGATGAGTATGGTGTAGATGCAACTGATGATGAATGGGTAATGTCTGCAAAATTGCACGGCAGGAAAAGAAAATCTAAAGGCGGCGAACATTCAAACTtggaaaaaaatcattcaaatacaAGTTCAGATGATGCCAAAACTATTTCAACAGAAGCACCAGATGGACCACCTGTAAAAACTGCATCAGATGTTTGCTGCTCTTGTAGCAAATCCTCTTCTTGCAAAACATCGAAATGCGCTTGCAGAGCTATGGGAATTGGTTGTGGAAGTTCATGCGGTTGCCGGGAAACAAAGTGTGCAAACAGAGAAGGAGGGACTGTAAATGATCCCGGTAGCGACGAAGCAGATAAAAACCGCCTTCTAGCAACTCAAGGTGCTGAGTTGCTTCAGGGTGCATTGGTTGGGCCTGCTGAAGCTAACACTGATCATGGGCCAAGAAAAGCTCTCTCTGACATTGGAAATACACTG ACTAAATCAAATGCCATGAAGGGTAACCAGAGAAAGAAATGGCGGAAATCCTCAATAGTTCTTGTTACAGAACCGCCTCCATCTTCATCACAGCCAGGTAATTCAGATGCCCCCAAGAAAGAGAAGAATAACAATAGTGAAGCAAATATATATGAGGATATACCACAGAAAACGCATCCTCCTAAATTTGAAAATGCTTCACTTCCCCCAAAGCCAGAGATTAATtatattgacacaaaaatccCTTTGAAAATACCACGGGCCATGCAAAAGCAAGGGTTTTCAAATACTATCCTTCCATTGGGAGACAAGAATGCTAATAAGCAAGATGAGTCAATAAAAAAGGAGCCTGAAGTTGATGCTACAATTCCAATTCGTCCAAAAAGAACACTTGAGAAAGAGAACAATGGGCTTTGA